The following coding sequences are from one Selenomonas sputigena ATCC 35185 window:
- a CDS encoding ImmA/IrrE family metallo-endopeptidase, with protein sequence MNIPLRVKNLVNKYRTGNPFQLASDLGITVVRLPLPDDIRGFLVNVLRRKYIVLNDELCYAAEKVTVCHELGHARLHAGYGYYLHPDRTFYVSSRLESEANEYAAHLLAYSTDIDSDEVTCIINQRRPDPREVHLLLGRFIDTQVW encoded by the coding sequence ATGAACATTCCGCTCCGTGTCAAGAATCTCGTCAACAAATACCGCACGGGAAACCCGTTCCAACTTGCGAGCGATCTCGGCATAACGGTCGTACGGCTTCCTCTGCCCGATGATATACGAGGATTTCTGGTAAACGTACTGCGACGAAAATATATTGTATTGAATGACGAACTCTGCTACGCAGCGGAGAAAGTGACAGTATGTCACGAACTCGGACACGCACGTCTGCACGCAGGATACGGCTATTATCTTCATCCCGACCGAACATTCTACGTTTCCAGCCGTCTTGAAAGCGAAGCGAACGAGTACGCCGCTCATCTACTCGCGTACTCGACCGACATAGACAGCGACGAGGTGACGTGCATCATCAACCAACGCCGCCCTGATCCCCGCGAGGTACATCTGTTATTGGGAAGGTTTATTGATACACAGGTTTGGTAG
- a CDS encoding type II toxin-antitoxin system PemK/MazF family toxin: MSFSKKHLRDISNKEDFRRYRREVFHDYAAYLKDMIRNNYDLSVKFIMWLKQYLTFIRNERTFNASYLPRFQRGQIVFINLGFRIGHELGGPHYGIVLDNDNRKKDGLITIVPMISKKLRHIEQGVKPWEYELPIPISQLIILKAAKQLDISFGSPVLHDILDSVHKLSSMDEQTQLKQLPVFLKAFEQKLHRRIDPLIAFAEKMNKGSIVDTHQIVTVSKQRIITPTKRNDHLYDICIPPDIMSDICKMIHQNYIEAERLDKPF; encoded by the coding sequence ATGAGTTTTAGCAAGAAGCACCTACGCGACATATCAAATAAAGAGGATTTCAGGCGATATCGCCGCGAAGTCTTTCATGACTACGCAGCGTATCTAAAAGATATGATTCGTAATAATTATGATCTCTCTGTAAAATTCATTATGTGGTTGAAGCAATACCTTACGTTCATCCGAAATGAAAGAACATTCAACGCTTCCTATCTTCCTCGGTTTCAACGCGGACAAATTGTGTTTATCAATCTCGGGTTTCGCATTGGGCATGAGCTTGGCGGTCCTCATTACGGTATTGTCCTCGATAATGACAATCGAAAGAAGGACGGGCTTATAACGATTGTTCCTATGATTTCCAAAAAGCTGCGCCATATAGAGCAAGGTGTTAAGCCTTGGGAATACGAACTGCCAATCCCCATTTCACAACTGATTATCCTGAAAGCGGCAAAGCAGCTTGACATATCCTTCGGCTCTCCTGTGCTGCATGATATTCTTGATAGCGTTCATAAACTTTCATCTATGGACGAACAAACACAGTTGAAACAACTCCCCGTGTTCTTGAAAGCGTTTGAACAGAAACTGCATCGGCGAATAGATCCTCTTATCGCTTTTGCCGAAAAGATGAACAAGGGTTCGATCGTTGATACGCATCAAATTGTTACGGTCAGCAAGCAACGAATCATTACGCCGACGAAGAGGAACGACCATCTATATGATATTTGTATTCCACCTGACATCATGTCTGACATATGCAAAATGATTCACCAAAATTACATAGAAGCAGAACGCCTTGACAAACCATTCTAA
- a CDS encoding putative polysaccharide biosynthesis protein translates to MFRISSQKSTGKSKAESFLKGTLILTVASFVVKVIGSLNWIFVSRILGGEGIGLYQMAFPIYFFAMSISQAGVPVAISIITAERVALKDVFGARRVFRISMTLMVFTGLLFSLLTYFGAGWLIEWQFIRDPRAYMAVVALSPTIFFVTLLASSRGYLQGWQRMTPTAVSQIVEQIFRVLTMVLFASLLLPMGLDYAAAGASLGAFAGAIGGLLVLVYYHWKLDKDIEREYGPNLAPPQGEAPAPLGAIVRRIFSLALPVSAASIMLPIVSNLDLLIVPQRLEVAGYTVPQATELFGYLTGMAVPLVNLATILTASLAVSIVPAISEARALKDTQRVYNQTAAAVRISNFVCFPAFVVVFVLATPISTLIYNAPGAGPAVLVSSFSIVLLGLHQVSTAVLQGLGHPKIPMINMILAAAVKVALNWILTAIPWLGIMGAAWATAADMGVAAVINLYFIGRYIGYRMELLQLFKTMAAAAFMAGAVYLFYSFVMSTLAVNAVATFGSVFVGVIVYVAALILVRGLLEEDMARIPFIGSLSIRFLRRIGIFRSVEGAKG, encoded by the coding sequence GTGTTTCGTATCAGCAGTCAAAAATCTACAGGCAAGAGCAAGGCGGAGAGTTTCCTCAAGGGAACTTTGATCTTGACGGTGGCAAGCTTCGTCGTGAAGGTCATCGGTTCCTTGAATTGGATTTTCGTTTCGCGCATCTTGGGCGGCGAGGGCATCGGGCTTTATCAGATGGCTTTCCCGATTTATTTTTTCGCCATGAGCATTTCGCAGGCGGGTGTGCCTGTCGCCATATCGATCATCACGGCGGAGCGCGTCGCCTTGAAGGACGTTTTCGGCGCACGGCGCGTATTCCGCATATCGATGACCTTGATGGTTTTTACGGGGCTTTTGTTTTCCCTTTTGACGTACTTTGGCGCAGGTTGGCTCATCGAGTGGCAGTTCATTCGTGATCCGCGCGCCTATATGGCAGTCGTGGCGCTCTCGCCGACGATTTTCTTCGTGACCTTGCTTGCAAGCTCGCGCGGCTATCTGCAAGGCTGGCAGCGCATGACGCCGACGGCGGTTTCGCAGATCGTCGAGCAGATCTTTCGCGTGCTCACGATGGTGCTCTTCGCGAGCCTTCTACTGCCGATGGGACTCGACTATGCGGCGGCGGGCGCGAGCCTCGGCGCGTTTGCCGGTGCTATCGGCGGACTTCTCGTGCTCGTCTACTATCATTGGAAGCTCGACAAGGACATCGAGCGTGAGTACGGCCCGAATCTTGCGCCGCCACAGGGGGAAGCGCCAGCGCCTCTCGGGGCGATCGTCCGACGCATCTTCTCACTCGCCCTGCCCGTGTCGGCGGCGAGCATCATGCTGCCGATCGTGTCGAACCTCGACCTTCTGATCGTGCCGCAGCGTCTTGAGGTCGCGGGCTATACGGTGCCGCAGGCGACGGAGCTGTTCGGCTACCTCACGGGCATGGCGGTGCCGCTCGTCAACCTCGCGACAATCCTCACGGCGTCCTTGGCGGTGAGCATCGTGCCGGCGATTTCGGAGGCGCGAGCTTTGAAGGACACGCAGCGCGTCTACAATCAAACGGCGGCCGCCGTGCGCATATCGAACTTCGTTTGCTTCCCTGCATTCGTCGTCGTGTTCGTGCTCGCGACGCCGATCTCGACGCTCATTTACAATGCGCCGGGCGCGGGTCCCGCCGTGCTCGTCTCGTCGTTTTCCATCGTGCTCCTCGGCCTGCATCAGGTGTCGACGGCGGTTCTGCAAGGACTCGGGCATCCGAAGATCCCGATGATCAACATGATTCTTGCCGCTGCCGTCAAGGTCGCCCTCAACTGGATTTTGACGGCGATCCCTTGGCTCGGCATCATGGGCGCAGCTTGGGCGACGGCGGCGGATATGGGGGTTGCCGCTGTCATCAACCTTTACTTCATCGGGCGTTACATCGGCTATCGCATGGAGCTGCTGCAGCTCTTTAAGACGATGGCGGCGGCTGCCTTCATGGCGGGCGCTGTGTATCTCTTCTACAGCTTTGTCATGAGTACGCTCGCCGTCAATGCCGTGGCGACCTTCGGCTCGGTGTTCGTCGGCGTCATCGTCTACGTCGCGGCGCTGATTCTCGTGCGCGGACTGCTCGAAGAGGATATGGCGCGCATTCCGTTCATCGGCTCTTTGAGCATTCGTTTTTTGCGCCGCATTGGCATTTTCCGCAGCGTTGAGGGGGCGAAGGGATGA
- a CDS encoding LysM peptidoglycan-binding domain-containing protein, translating into MSSTKVIAGCCIAGAAILLAGACSQQETNTAPVLVEEVYVVKPGDTRWDIAETYRRKNTGTRRCILEYKAGMEELNPWLMERKGMIFPGDEIKVTYWVKGDAE; encoded by the coding sequence ATGAGCAGCACGAAAGTGATTGCGGGATGTTGCATCGCGGGTGCAGCGATCCTGCTCGCGGGGGCTTGCAGTCAACAGGAGACCAACACGGCTCCCGTGCTGGTCGAAGAAGTCTACGTCGTCAAGCCGGGCGATACGCGCTGGGACATCGCAGAGACGTATCGCCGCAAGAATACCGGCACGCGCCGCTGCATCCTCGAATACAAGGCAGGCATGGAGGAGCTGAACCCGTGGCTGATGGAGCGCAAGGGAATGATCTTCCCCGGGGATGAGATCAAGGTGACGTACTGGGTGAAAGGAGACGCTGAATGA
- a CDS encoding DUF4931 domain-containing protein, giving the protein MEINLIGFNTTLGKKKPENIINKTAPCPFCDRENLSGIVDTDGDLVLLKNKYNVIEDADQFVLIESKVCHSDMPDYSAEHMHRLIRFGVHHWQKMQNSGKYETVIFFKNFGPLSGGTLRHPHMQIVGFHSLNENLTFDPLEFEGLTIHEKNDVDFNIATCPRIGFSEFNVVPKTNEPLDTVADDIQIAVDYLMHHFNKRCNSYNIFFYQERGVLRAKIMPRFATSPLFIGYNIRFRPSNLEDLRNNVRKIYFSEK; this is encoded by the coding sequence ATGGAAATCAATCTCATCGGTTTCAATACGACGCTCGGCAAGAAGAAGCCGGAAAACATCATCAACAAGACCGCTCCGTGTCCTTTCTGTGACCGCGAAAATCTCTCGGGCATCGTCGATACGGACGGCGACCTCGTGCTGCTCAAGAACAAGTACAACGTCATCGAAGACGCCGACCAGTTCGTTCTCATCGAGAGCAAAGTCTGTCACTCCGACATGCCCGACTATTCCGCCGAGCACATGCACCGCCTCATTCGTTTCGGCGTGCATCACTGGCAAAAGATGCAGAATTCAGGAAAGTACGAGACCGTCATCTTCTTCAAGAATTTCGGCCCTCTCTCGGGCGGTACGCTGCGTCACCCCCACATGCAGATCGTCGGCTTCCACTCGCTCAACGAAAACCTGACCTTCGACCCCTTGGAATTCGAGGGGCTGACCATACACGAGAAAAACGACGTCGACTTCAACATCGCGACATGCCCGCGCATCGGCTTCAGCGAATTCAATGTCGTGCCCAAGACGAACGAACCCCTGGACACCGTAGCCGACGACATACAGATTGCCGTCGACTATCTCATGCACCACTTCAACAAGCGATGCAACAGTTACAACATCTTCTTTTACCAGGAGCGGGGTGTCCTGCGCGCCAAAATCATGCCGAGATTCGCTACCTCCCCCCTCTTCATCGGCTACAACATCCGCTTTCGCCCGAGCAACTTGGAGGATTTGCGAAACAATGTACGGAAAATCTATTTCAGCGAAAAGTAG
- a CDS encoding excisionase, whose protein sequence is MEKDLIPTWEKAVLNVEEASAYMGIGVEQIRALAHAARHGMGDFPAFWVGKTIKVSRRALLQWLDDVAVSHRDLRKAAAMVENAKQMSEPRGRGRPRKRREAIA, encoded by the coding sequence ATGGAAAAAGACCTTATCCCGACATGGGAAAAGGCGGTACTCAACGTTGAGGAGGCATCCGCCTACATGGGCATCGGTGTGGAGCAGATACGCGCCCTTGCACACGCGGCACGGCACGGCATGGGCGACTTTCCAGCTTTCTGGGTGGGCAAGACGATCAAGGTGTCGCGTCGGGCTCTCCTGCAGTGGCTCGATGATGTGGCGGTATCGCATCGCGACCTGCGCAAAGCCGCAGCGATGGTCGAAAACGCGAAGCAGATGAGCGAGCCGCGAGGGCGTGGGCGTCCGCGCAAGAGAAGGGAGGCGATTGCATGA
- a CDS encoding helix-turn-helix transcriptional regulator — MRQIETVIKEARKESGMTQYQIADAVGVSRAYYADVERGRYTPSLKLLLRLSVLLNIDLNFLKQNDGNTSTC, encoded by the coding sequence GTGAGACAAATCGAAACCGTCATTAAGGAGGCTAGGAAAGAATCTGGAATGACGCAGTATCAAATTGCTGATGCCGTAGGAGTCTCAAGAGCATATTATGCGGATGTTGAGCGAGGACGCTATACTCCAAGCCTTAAGTTGCTTTTGCGTCTTTCTGTACTCCTCAACATTGATCTTAATTTTTTAAAGCAAAATGACGGAAATACAAGCACTTGTTGA
- a CDS encoding helix-turn-helix domain-containing protein, which translates to MSIGEKIKEARKAAGLTQMELAKKTRLSRSYIGDIEKDRYNPSLSTLELIAKATGTSLSALVRNEEQSTTPPDHYDTTSPHSKRDLNDLAKFLNKTEVMFDGDTYNLSEEDQQKLRNALEFVFWDAKRQNKRKKD; encoded by the coding sequence ATGAGCATTGGCGAGAAAATCAAAGAAGCACGAAAAGCTGCCGGATTGACACAAATGGAACTTGCTAAAAAAACAAGATTATCTCGCTCCTATATCGGAGATATTGAAAAAGATAGGTATAATCCGAGCCTTTCAACATTGGAGTTAATCGCAAAGGCAACCGGTACTTCTTTATCTGCATTAGTACGCAATGAAGAACAGTCAACCACTCCACCAGATCATTATGACACCACCTCCCCCCACTCCAAACGCGACCTGAACGATCTCGCGAAGTTTCTCAACAAGACGGAAGTCATGTTTGATGGCGATACATACAACCTCAGTGAAGAGGATCAACAAAAGCTGCGTAATGCTCTTGAGTTCGTCTTTTGGGATGCGAAAAGGCAAAATAAGCGGAAGAAGGATTGA
- a CDS encoding type II toxin-antitoxin system PemK/MazF family toxin yields MQEVKISVHKHVEIKADTDFSTYFVRISKVYAANPQIFKQTRTALEKMIVTHDGISSFDTNYDNAIAIIDANIEKTIHVIFSLIHVTTQNGTTVTLKDLSPEMRAEVLDFSAFVSPLLEASVTMRRTKERQSAIAFQAFKEVLIKKPIKKALILIDWITKWAIYLQREDTFSPRSLKAYKQREIILVDFGFNVGGEFGGRHYAVVLEKGNNPRSGVILVAPISSYDQTRGQHAHPVNVDLGIGAIHGYKKGCQVVMNQIRYISKIRIEKPKTSNEPRLYMDSVKFAQVLKKLNKRITP; encoded by the coding sequence ATGCAAGAGGTAAAGATTTCTGTTCATAAACATGTCGAGATCAAAGCAGATACTGATTTCAGTACCTATTTTGTACGAATATCAAAGGTCTATGCAGCAAACCCACAAATTTTCAAACAGACAAGAACCGCTTTAGAGAAAATGATTGTTACGCATGATGGTATATCCTCTTTTGACACAAACTATGATAACGCCATCGCTATCATTGATGCTAATATTGAGAAAACGATTCATGTGATATTCTCACTGATTCATGTGACTACACAAAATGGTACGACGGTCACACTAAAAGATCTTTCCCCAGAGATGCGTGCGGAGGTTCTCGATTTCTCAGCGTTTGTATCTCCACTCCTCGAGGCATCCGTTACGATGCGAAGAACAAAAGAACGGCAATCGGCTATTGCTTTTCAAGCATTCAAGGAAGTCCTTATAAAGAAGCCGATCAAGAAAGCCCTGATTCTCATCGACTGGATTACAAAATGGGCGATATATCTGCAACGGGAGGACACATTCTCACCACGTTCACTGAAGGCATATAAGCAAAGAGAGATTATCCTCGTAGATTTCGGATTCAATGTGGGCGGCGAGTTCGGTGGTCGGCACTATGCTGTTGTGCTGGAGAAGGGCAACAATCCGCGCTCCGGTGTGATCCTCGTCGCGCCGATCAGCTCCTACGATCAGACAAGAGGGCAGCATGCGCATCCCGTAAATGTTGATCTTGGTATTGGCGCAATACACGGGTATAAAAAGGGTTGCCAAGTGGTCATGAATCAAATACGATATATCAGTAAAATTCGTATAGAGAAGCCCAAAACCTCAAATGAACCACGTCTCTACATGGATTCTGTAAAATTTGCTCAGGTTCTCAAAAAATTAAATAAGCGCATAACGCCTTGA
- a CDS encoding YqaJ viral recombinase family nuclease: MAKLIMTVAEMADEKKWLAARREGIGGSDASIIVGLNRWKSPFQLWLEKTGKAEAEDLSGNEYVYWGKVLEEAVANRFCELTGKKVQRRGLLQMDEYPYIRASIDRMVVGENAGLECKTCNGFAAKEWEDDEVPAAYYVQCQHYMLVTGCERWYIAVLIGGNRFVWKEIPRNDDEIALLLQAEIDFWHKVETGIMPEVDGSESCKEALASEFRGGNAEPLTLPGMAVGIIEQIHKIEDAKKDLENNSEFYKNQLRQLMGDYELGYAGDYKVTWKTQAGRTTIDSKALKAKEPAIYAEYAKQGKPIRVLRIS, from the coding sequence ATGGCAAAGCTTATCATGACGGTCGCCGAGATGGCAGACGAAAAGAAGTGGCTTGCAGCCCGCCGCGAAGGCATTGGCGGCAGCGACGCCTCCATCATCGTCGGGCTGAATCGCTGGAAGTCGCCCTTCCAGCTCTGGCTTGAAAAGACAGGAAAGGCTGAGGCAGAAGACCTCAGCGGAAACGAGTACGTCTACTGGGGCAAGGTGCTTGAGGAAGCGGTCGCGAACCGCTTCTGCGAGCTGACAGGGAAGAAGGTGCAGCGGCGCGGGCTCTTGCAGATGGACGAATATCCCTACATCCGCGCCAGCATTGACCGCATGGTCGTCGGAGAGAATGCAGGTCTTGAGTGCAAGACCTGCAACGGATTCGCCGCCAAGGAGTGGGAAGACGACGAAGTACCTGCCGCCTACTATGTGCAGTGCCAGCACTACATGCTGGTCACGGGCTGTGAGCGGTGGTACATCGCGGTGCTCATCGGCGGCAACCGTTTCGTCTGGAAAGAGATCCCTCGCAATGACGATGAGATCGCCCTCCTGCTTCAGGCAGAGATTGATTTCTGGCACAAGGTGGAAACGGGCATCATGCCCGAGGTGGACGGCAGCGAGAGCTGCAAGGAAGCTCTTGCGTCAGAGTTCCGAGGGGGCAACGCGGAGCCACTGACGCTTCCAGGTATGGCAGTGGGTATCATCGAGCAAATCCATAAAATCGAGGATGCGAAAAAAGACCTCGAAAATAACAGCGAGTTCTATAAGAACCAGCTCCGCCAGCTGATGGGCGACTACGAGCTCGGCTACGCGGGAGATTACAAAGTCACATGGAAGACTCAGGCAGGGCGCACGACCATTGACAGCAAGGCGCTCAAGGCAAAAGAGCCTGCCATCTACGCCGAGTACGCGAAGCAGGGCAAGCCGATCCGTGTCCTGCGGATCAGTTGA
- a CDS encoding diacylglycerol/lipid kinase family protein — protein MRKFLLIYNPVSGNASFKQRLDEMIWRFQKLGCMLVLYRTDRELTNLALYVRESEAEGVLVAGGDGTVHEVVNVIVREKLAVPLAIIGSGTSNDFATYLGLADGLEAYIERILAHKTMRVDLGRIGEEYFINVASAGVMTNIAHEVDVRLKNTLGKMAYYLKGISELPKFRSVKFSIEADGEMREEEGFLFVIANSGIVGSFNNVAAHASIDDGKFDLLLVKKCSLPELVALTAEIVSGRGISEKNVLYLQASEFRIAADAPLLSDVDGEQGPPLPMHVEVVPRAIELFI, from the coding sequence ATGAGAAAGTTTCTGCTGATCTATAATCCTGTCTCGGGCAATGCATCGTTTAAGCAGCGGCTCGATGAAATGATCTGGCGCTTCCAGAAACTTGGTTGCATGCTTGTCCTCTACCGCACGGATCGCGAGCTTACGAATCTCGCGCTCTATGTGCGGGAATCCGAGGCCGAGGGGGTGCTTGTCGCGGGCGGCGACGGCACGGTGCATGAGGTCGTCAACGTGATCGTGCGTGAAAAACTTGCGGTTCCCCTGGCGATCATTGGCAGCGGCACGTCGAACGATTTTGCGACGTACCTCGGTCTTGCAGATGGCTTGGAAGCCTATATCGAACGCATCCTTGCGCACAAGACGATGCGCGTTGATCTCGGGCGCATCGGGGAAGAATACTTCATCAATGTTGCGAGCGCCGGCGTCATGACGAATATCGCGCATGAGGTCGATGTGCGACTGAAGAACACGCTGGGCAAGATGGCGTACTACCTGAAGGGCATCAGTGAACTGCCGAAGTTCCGGTCGGTGAAGTTTTCCATCGAGGCGGACGGCGAGATGCGTGAGGAGGAGGGCTTCCTCTTCGTCATCGCCAACAGCGGCATCGTCGGCAGTTTCAACAACGTGGCAGCGCACGCGAGCATCGATGACGGCAAGTTCGATTTGCTGCTCGTGAAGAAGTGCAGTCTGCCGGAACTCGTCGCTCTGACGGCGGAGATCGTTTCGGGCAGGGGAATTTCGGAGAAGAACGTGCTGTATTTGCAGGCGAGCGAGTTTCGCATCGCGGCGGATGCACCCCTTTTGAGCGATGTGGACGGCGAGCAAGGGCCGCCTCTTCCCATGCACGTCGAGGTTGTGCCGCGTGCGATCGAGCTTTTCATCTGA
- a CDS encoding tyrosine-type recombinase/integrase, with product MPSKRKDGRYQSSVILENPITGEKVRRYFYAYTLQELEAERRRIMNANISDFLQVETFHRFADEFLAMKRDVDKLEASTLSTYQGFLNRHILPQIPPTMKISDVKPALLKHVLAQIAGDRTRQAVYTLLQSIFRTAKFEQLIENNPMEYIRKPKHKTTTAGIVTPEIYHALLDAIRGSQAEHLFKFAWDTGLRRGEIVALRWSDFDEKAATIRVSKARKRAAEEYEGTTKTAYSARTVTLSPAAVQNLLAWRKTLMAILLRQGVPLTKDSYIFRSLRDETQPITLTAVTHLFADLKKRLQLPANLRFHSFRHTHATLLAEQEISAKKIQVRLGHASASFTMDRYVHNTEQMQEGVTEKVIKCEEKYGR from the coding sequence ATGCCCAGCAAACGCAAAGACGGACGCTATCAGTCGAGCGTCATTCTTGAGAACCCGATCACGGGCGAGAAGGTACGGCGTTATTTCTACGCCTACACGCTGCAGGAACTTGAGGCTGAGCGGCGGCGCATCATGAATGCGAACATCTCGGACTTCCTGCAGGTCGAGACGTTCCACCGCTTCGCCGACGAGTTCCTTGCCATGAAGCGCGACGTGGATAAACTCGAGGCATCGACGCTCTCCACCTATCAGGGCTTTCTCAATCGCCACATCCTTCCGCAAATCCCGCCGACCATGAAGATCTCCGATGTAAAGCCCGCCCTGCTGAAGCATGTCCTTGCACAGATCGCTGGCGATCGGACGAGGCAGGCAGTCTATACGCTGCTCCAGTCAATCTTTCGGACGGCAAAATTCGAGCAGCTGATCGAGAACAACCCGATGGAGTACATCCGTAAGCCGAAGCACAAGACGACGACTGCGGGGATTGTCACACCGGAGATCTATCACGCGCTCCTTGACGCGATCCGCGGATCACAGGCCGAGCATCTCTTTAAGTTCGCCTGGGATACAGGCCTGCGTCGGGGTGAGATCGTCGCGCTGCGCTGGTCGGATTTTGACGAAAAGGCAGCGACGATCCGCGTCTCAAAGGCACGCAAACGTGCAGCCGAGGAGTACGAGGGCACAACAAAGACGGCATACAGCGCCCGCACGGTCACGCTCTCCCCTGCTGCCGTGCAGAATCTCCTCGCGTGGAGGAAGACGCTCATGGCGATCCTCCTGCGACAGGGTGTCCCTCTCACAAAGGACAGCTACATTTTCCGCTCTCTGCGCGACGAGACGCAGCCAATCACATTGACCGCTGTGACACATCTCTTCGCCGACCTCAAGAAGCGGCTGCAGCTCCCCGCCAACCTCCGCTTCCATTCCTTCCGCCATACACACGCTACGCTCCTCGCAGAGCAGGAGATCAGCGCGAAGAAGATACAGGTGCGTCTCGGTCACGCATCAGCCTCCTTCACCATGGATCGATATGTGCATAATACGGAGCAGATGCAGGAGGGTGTCACCGAGAAAGTAATCAAGTGTGAAGAGAAATACGGCCGATAA